In Arvicola amphibius chromosome 1, mArvAmp1.2, whole genome shotgun sequence, one DNA window encodes the following:
- the Tmed5 gene encoding transmembrane emp24 domain-containing protein 5 isoform X1, with translation MGGRTWLPFPVLFLAALPPALLRGAAGFKPSLDSDFTFTLPAGQKECFYQPMPLKASLEIEYQVLDGAGLDIDFHLTSPEGRTLVFEQRKSDGVHTVETEVGDYMFCFDNTFSTISEKVIFFELILDNMGEEAQEQEDWKRYIPDTDVLEMKLEDILESINSIKSRLSKSGQIQTLLRAFEARDRNIQESNFDRVNFWSVVNLTVMVVVSGIQVYMLKSLFEDKRKSRT, from the exons ATGGGCGGCAGGACCTGGCTGCCGTTCCCAGTGCTCTTCCTGGCCGCTCTGCCCCCAGCGCTGCTGCGGGGGGCGGCCGGCTTCAAGCCCTCCTTGGACAGCGACTTCACCTTCACGCTCCCGGCCGGCCAGAAGGAGTGCTTCTACCAGCCCATGCCCCTGAAGGCCTCGCTGGAGATCGAGTACCAG gTTTTAGATGGAGCAGGATTAGATATTGATTTCCATCTTACCTCTCCAGAGGGCAGAACCTTAGTTTTTGAGCAAAGAAAATCAGATGGTGTTCACAC TGTGGAGACTGAAGTTGGTGACTACATGTTCTGCTTTGATAATACATTCAGCACCATTTCTGAGAAGGTAATTTTTTTTGAACTGATCCTGGATAACATGGGAGAAGAAGCTCAGGAACAAGaagactggaaaagatatattCCTGACACGGATGTGCTGGAGATGAAGCTGGAGGATATCCTG GAGTCCATCAACAGCATCAAGTCCAGACTGAGCAAAAGTGGCCAAATACAAACTCTGCTTAGAGCATTTGAAGCTCGTGATCGAAACATACAAGAAAGCAACTTTGACAGAGTCAACTTCTGGTCCGTGGTGAATTTGACGGTCATGGTGGTAGTGTCAGGTATTCAGGTTTATATGCTGAAAAGTCTGTTTGAAGATAAGAGGAAAAGTAGAACTTAA
- the Tmed5 gene encoding transmembrane emp24 domain-containing protein 5 isoform X2, with protein MGGRTWLPFPVLFLAALPPALLRGAAGFKPSLDSDFTFTLPAGQKECFYQPMPLKASLEIEYQVLDGAGLDIDFHLTSPEGRTLVFEQRKSDGVHTVETEVGDYMFCFDNTFSTISEKVIFFELILDNMGEEAQEQEDWKRYIPDTDVLEMKLEDILVSRTLIIFFIQKLLYLFPGVHQQHQVQTEQKWPNTNSA; from the exons ATGGGCGGCAGGACCTGGCTGCCGTTCCCAGTGCTCTTCCTGGCCGCTCTGCCCCCAGCGCTGCTGCGGGGGGCGGCCGGCTTCAAGCCCTCCTTGGACAGCGACTTCACCTTCACGCTCCCGGCCGGCCAGAAGGAGTGCTTCTACCAGCCCATGCCCCTGAAGGCCTCGCTGGAGATCGAGTACCAG gTTTTAGATGGAGCAGGATTAGATATTGATTTCCATCTTACCTCTCCAGAGGGCAGAACCTTAGTTTTTGAGCAAAGAAAATCAGATGGTGTTCACAC TGTGGAGACTGAAGTTGGTGACTACATGTTCTGCTTTGATAATACATTCAGCACCATTTCTGAGAAGGTAATTTTTTTTGAACTGATCCTGGATAACATGGGAGAAGAAGCTCAGGAACAAGaagactggaaaagatatattCCTGACACGGATGTGCTGGAGATGAAGCTGGAGGATATCCTGGTTAGTAGGACATTAATAA TATTTTTCATACAAAAATTACTGTATTTATTTCCAGGAGTCCATCAACAGCATCAAGTCCAGACTGAGCAAAAGTGGCCAAATACAAACTCTGCTTAG